In Helianthus annuus cultivar XRQ/B chromosome 3, HanXRQr2.0-SUNRISE, whole genome shotgun sequence, a single window of DNA contains:
- the LOC118490118 gene encoding rac-like GTP-binding protein ARAC7, whose protein sequence is MSVSKFIKCVTVGDGAVGKTCMLICYTSNKFPTDYIPTVFDNFSANVAVDGNIVNLGLWDTAGQEDYSRLRPLSYRGADIFVLAFSLISRASYENVLKKWMPELRRFAPNVPVVLVGTKLDLRDDKGYLADHMGSNVITSAQGEELRKQIGAAAYIECSSKTQQNVKAVFDTAIKVVLQPPRRKEVMRQTRRKSSGCSIIGIMCGGWAA, encoded by the exons ATGAGTGTTTCAAAGTTCATAAAATGTGTAACTGTTGGTGATGGTGCTGTTGGAAAGACTTGTATGCTCATTTGTTATACCAGCAACAAGTTTCCTACT gaTTATATACCTACAGTTTTTGACAATTTCAGTGCTAATGTGGCTGTGGATGGAAACATTGTTAACTTGGGATTATGGGATACTGCTG GTCAGGAAGATTATAGCAGATTAAGACCACTAAGCTACAGAGGTGCAGACATATTTGTGTTAGCTTTCTCTTTAATCAGTAGGGCAAGctatgaaaatgttttaaaaaag TGGATGCCTGAACTTCGACGATTTGCACCAAATGTTCCGGTAGTACTTGTTGGGACAAAACTAG ATCTTCGTGACGACAAGGGATATTTAGCCGATCATATGGGTTCTAATGTTATCACATCCGCCCAG GGTGAGGAACTGAGGAAACAAATTGGTGCAGCTGCTTATATTGAATGCAGCTCAAAAACTCAACAG AATGTGAAAGCGGTTTTTGATACGGCCATTAAGGTTGTTCTTCAACCTCCAAGGCGGAAGGAAGTTATGAGACAGACAAGGCGTAAAAGCTCCGGTTGCTCAATCAT AGGCATTATGTGTGGCGGTTGGGCTGCTTAA